The following is a genomic window from Opitutus sp. GAS368.
GATTTCCCAGTGGAAATTTCCCCACCCGGTGAAAATCAACCACTCGTCCCGCGTTTTGCTCTCCGATTTGGAGGGCTATGTCGCTAAGCTTGTGGCGCAGAGACCCAGCCAATGATTTGTCACGTCTACCGGCGCGGGCGTCTCTACTGGGGCAAACTGCAACTCAGCCACGAGCTGCAATTGTCCCGGTTTCCCCTCGGCACGACTGACCGTCACGTTGCGCAAGGTAAGTTGCACTATATCGCGATTGAACGGGAGAAGGAGCACATGGGGCTCATTCCCCCCAGGACGGTGCGGGAGGCCCTGGCTAAGCCTCTGCTGGATCTACTGCAGTCGTTCCTTGACGACATGAAGGCCCGGGGTCGGGCGCCCAACACAGTCAAGAAATACGGGAAGGACATGCGCAGAGGTTTCACGCTCTGTGGCTGGAAGCTGCTCCCCGATGTAACTGCTCGATCGTTCTCTGAGTGGCGCGTGCGGTGTTCGCTGCATCCCAAAACAGTCAACGACCTGCTCGGTGCGCTCAACTCCTTCTTCGGCTGGCTCGTCCGTCAGCGCCTCGCTCTGGAAAACCCGCTCTCTCACGTCGAGCGGGTAAACACGAAAGGCCTGTGCGGCCAGTTTCGACGGAGCTATAGCGCCGCCGAACTGGCCGCCCTGCTCAACGTGTCACCTCCCTCCCGTCGAGCCGTTTATTTCACGGCCGCTTACACCGGTCTGCGTCGCAATGAACTGCTCTGCCTGCAGTGGGGTGACATTTATTTGGACGCCGCTGAGCCGTTCGTCCGTGCACGGGCTTCGACCACGAAAAACCGCAAGGAGGCCGTTCTGCCCCTGCACCCGGACCTTGCTGCGATGCTTCGTTCTATGCGTCCTCCTGACGCCGCGCCGTTCACGCCGGTCTTTGCTCAAGTGCCCCGCGTCGATACGCTCCAGCGTGATTTGCAGGCTGCGGGCGTCCCTTTTCTCGACGGGCGCGGGCGGCGGCTCGATTTTCATTCGCTGCGGGTCACCTACGGCACGAACCTCACTCTGAGCGGTGCACTCCCTCGCGTGGTGATGGAACTCATGCGGCACAGCGAAATGAGTCTGACGATGAAGCTTTATACGGACGTGGCCCAACTGCCTCTTGCCTCCGCTGTCGCCAAGCTCGCGCCTGTCCCGGCAGCGTGTCCTGAAACGTGTCCAGATACGTGTCTAAACGGGGGTCGTGACGGGTCGCACGTTGTCGCCTCATGACGTGCAGAGGCAGAGCACTTGAATCTTGCAATTATCTCTGCGTGTCGCGTTTAGTCGCGTCTAGGCCCTCTCTGTTCGCGAATTGTCGACCACTTGAAAATGGTCGGGACGGAGAGATTCGAACTCTCGACCTCTTGCTCCCGAAGCAAGCGCTCTACCAGGCTAAGCTACGTCCCGATTTCAGTTCCGGTCCGACCGGAAAAGAGCGGTCAAGAGACCTCAAAGGCCGGGGGGATAGCAACCAAAATATTCCGCCGGCGTAAATTCCTCCCCGGGAGGCAAAACGCGGCCAAAACCGCCCGGGCCAGCGCCTAATACCAAACACCCAAAGCTTTTACACGAAGGCCGCAAAGAACGCAGAGATATTGCCCATCGCAGGGTCTGCTTCGCGGTCTTGGCGACCTTGGTGTAGAGTGTAGTCGCTTGAGGCCATTGGTATCATGTATCATTGATCATTCCGGCCGCGCAGGGAACCGGGGTTTCGGCGCGTTTCCGGGGCCGATGCGAGGCCCGGCGCCACCCGGAGAAAGCGTTGAGCTGGAAGCCGGCGCCCACCTGGTCGGGGTATAAAACCCCTCCCACAACTGCCCGCGGGCTTATGACAGGATTCGCCCGCCGCCCCTCGGGTGCACAGTTCCGCTCGCAGCGCCCGGATGCACCGCGTCACTGTGCCGGTTCGGTCCAAAAAACATGGTTGCAAGGAGCGCCCCGGCGGCCCGTTGATTGTGCTTCAATGCACGGCTGAAACCACGGGGTTCCGGCGCGACTGCATGGCACAGTTGAAGCTGTGTTCCGCCCGCCACCCTTTCCATGTCCCAATCCCACGACTCCGCGCCCGCCGGCCGCCCCGGCAAGCAAGGCCTTTATGACCCCTGGTTCGAGCATGACGCCTGCGGCGTCGGCTTCATCGTGGACATGAAAGGGCGCAAGTCGCACCAGATGGTCGCGGACGGCCTGCAGATCCTCCGCAACCTCGAC
Proteins encoded in this region:
- a CDS encoding tyrosine-type recombinase/integrase; the encoded protein is MICHVYRRGRLYWGKLQLSHELQLSRFPLGTTDRHVAQGKLHYIAIEREKEHMGLIPPRTVREALAKPLLDLLQSFLDDMKARGRAPNTVKKYGKDMRRGFTLCGWKLLPDVTARSFSEWRVRCSLHPKTVNDLLGALNSFFGWLVRQRLALENPLSHVERVNTKGLCGQFRRSYSAAELAALLNVSPPSRRAVYFTAAYTGLRRNELLCLQWGDIYLDAAEPFVRARASTTKNRKEAVLPLHPDLAAMLRSMRPPDAAPFTPVFAQVPRVDTLQRDLQAAGVPFLDGRGRRLDFHSLRVTYGTNLTLSGALPRVVMELMRHSEMSLTMKLYTDVAQLPLASAVAKLAPVPAACPETCPDTCLNGGRDGSHVVAS